A window from Prochlorococcus marinus CUG1435 encodes these proteins:
- a CDS encoding FAD-binding oxidoreductase has product MKSLKENFQKTHIIIIGSGIIGKFNALELSELGFQVTIVDPAQQKNSSNAALGLLMGNMYLKRKGRSWTLRKESIELWPKWIEFLREFNTKLQITKPLIQLTTNEEKFKKLKKFVNENNDENLKILERDSTLIKNIKNTFQIKNIMGMISHKDGRINAFSLLQTLDIYLKIKKVAFLEDQIIEIRKSKNQWLSKTRNNEEIKSDIVILCNSLKAVDLIDNLSHNIKLKPVLGQAMEVNISDAEVNFLSLPKQFNINGKNIIPKSKNKLIIGSTDEYRTKPEDNIFEQLTDFLDKKPNWLTKDKIYKKWFGIRSRPDGEPSPIMRNLEDGLIVCTGFYKNGFLLAPACSKWVANEIKNYLT; this is encoded by the coding sequence ATGAAAAGCTTAAAAGAAAATTTTCAAAAAACACACATAATTATTATTGGATCTGGAATCATTGGTAAATTTAACGCTCTAGAATTATCAGAATTAGGTTTCCAGGTAACCATTGTAGACCCTGCTCAACAAAAAAATAGTAGCAATGCAGCATTGGGCTTGCTAATGGGTAATATGTATTTAAAAAGAAAAGGAAGAAGTTGGACTTTAAGGAAAGAAAGCATAGAATTATGGCCAAAATGGATAGAGTTTCTAAGAGAATTTAATACTAAATTACAAATTACAAAGCCATTAATTCAACTTACTACAAATGAAGAAAAGTTTAAAAAACTTAAAAAATTCGTTAATGAAAATAATGATGAAAACTTAAAAATTTTAGAAAGAGACTCAACACTTATAAAGAATATAAAAAATACCTTCCAAATAAAAAATATAATGGGAATGATATCCCACAAAGATGGGAGGATAAATGCTTTTTCTTTACTACAGACATTAGATATATATCTAAAAATTAAAAAAGTTGCTTTTTTAGAAGATCAAATCATAGAAATTAGAAAATCAAAAAATCAATGGCTTTCTAAAACAAGAAACAACGAAGAAATCAAATCTGACATAGTTATTTTATGTAATTCTCTAAAAGCAGTCGATTTAATAGATAACCTATCTCACAACATCAAATTAAAACCTGTTTTGGGTCAAGCTATGGAAGTGAATATTAGCGATGCAGAAGTTAATTTTTTATCACTTCCAAAACAATTCAATATAAATGGTAAAAATATAATTCCAAAATCAAAAAATAAGCTTATAATTGGTTCAACTGATGAATATCGCACCAAGCCAGAAGACAATATATTCGAACAACTCACAGATTTTCTCGATAAAAAACCAAATTGGCTTACAAAAGATAAAATTTACAAAAAATGGTTTGGTATAAGGTCAAGACCTGATGGAGAACCATCACCAATTATGAGAAATTTGGAAGATGGCCTAATTGTATGTACAGGGTTTTACAAAAATGGATTTTTGCTTGCTCCAGCTTGCTCTAAATGGGTCGCTAATGAAATTAAGAATTACTTAACCTAA
- the purU gene encoding formyltetrahydrofolate deformylase gives MEHPSIIFKIVCPDRPGLVSLLTSWISNYGGNIKHSDHHTDQDAGLFLSRIEWDSKNPSFNRDQIYDEFEKIASEVNGKFNVNYSDEIPNVAIFVSKQNHCLIDLLWRVRNGELKMKVPLIISNHSDLEIIANDFNAQFVYIDTFNNDKSDVEDQFLNLLQEYEIDLVVLAKYMQILSDSFLKKFSSIINIHHSFLPAFKGAQPYHRAWKRGVKLIGATAHYVTEDLDDGPIIEQCTVNVSHRDEVDDLIRKGRDIERIALARAVRLHLNHQVFVYNSKTAVFD, from the coding sequence TTGGAACATCCTTCAATTATATTCAAAATTGTTTGTCCCGATAGACCTGGTCTTGTAAGTCTACTTACAAGTTGGATTTCAAATTATGGTGGCAATATAAAGCATTCTGATCATCATACAGATCAAGATGCTGGTTTGTTTCTTAGTCGAATCGAATGGGATAGTAAAAATCCATCTTTTAATAGAGATCAAATTTACGATGAATTTGAAAAAATTGCATCTGAAGTAAATGGAAAATTTAACGTAAACTATTCTGATGAGATTCCAAATGTTGCTATTTTCGTGAGTAAACAAAATCATTGTTTGATTGATTTACTTTGGCGAGTAAGAAATGGTGAACTCAAAATGAAAGTGCCGTTAATAATTTCAAATCATTCTGATCTTGAAATTATTGCAAATGATTTTAATGCGCAATTTGTCTATATTGATACTTTTAATAATGATAAATCTGATGTTGAAGATCAATTTTTAAATTTGCTACAAGAATATGAAATTGATCTTGTTGTATTAGCCAAATACATGCAAATTTTGAGCGACTCTTTTTTAAAAAAGTTTTCTTCAATTATAAATATTCATCATTCTTTCTTACCCGCATTTAAGGGGGCGCAACCATATCATCGAGCATGGAAGAGGGGTGTAAAATTGATCGGTGCTACAGCCCACTACGTTACTGAAGATCTTGATGATGGTCCGATAATAGAGCAATGCACAGTTAATGTAAGTCATAGGGATGAAGTAGATGATTTGATTAGAAAAGGAAGAGATATTGAGAGAATAGCTCTAGCAAGAGCAGTTAGATTACATTTAAATCATCAAGTATTTGTTTATAACAGCAAAACTGCTGTTTTTGATTGA